A genome region from Ligilactobacillus cholophilus includes the following:
- a CDS encoding YibE/F family protein: MQRRKVIFSGILIALSGIILWMFTTHDAFLYKQSIAEVINVKNEEPVETEDPYQNKDETTQQILTLKVLNGKNKGKIVTAQNEFSKSGAYDQKYHEGQQVFLNIHHHKKKLTANISHYKRDTYLIMLVWLVTVLLYVFMHVKGLRTLLSVIMNFIIFLIFVEIDVSYDFTNFFWLFATSAIIFTGLSLVLVIGWNKQCLVSFLSIVFGTTVALILGILILYLTGNQGIHYEALDFATQEPQQLFLSATVIGLLGAVMDAATDIVSTLFEMKRKQPEISAKQLYKSGQEVGHAIMGPLINVLLMIFFAETFAIAVLYFRTGNTYAYTFEWAMALGVAQALISGIGITLVIPSASFLCSRFLGRRNKKCPQS, translated from the coding sequence ATGCAAAGAAGAAAAGTAATATTTTCTGGTATATTAATTGCATTGAGTGGTATTATTCTTTGGATGTTTACGACTCACGATGCTTTTCTTTATAAACAAAGCATTGCAGAAGTGATTAATGTAAAAAATGAAGAGCCAGTTGAGACAGAAGATCCATATCAAAATAAAGATGAGACAACACAACAGATTTTAACTTTAAAAGTTCTTAATGGGAAAAATAAAGGAAAAATTGTTACCGCACAGAATGAGTTTTCGAAATCAGGTGCATATGATCAAAAATATCATGAAGGTCAACAGGTATTTTTAAATATCCATCATCATAAAAAGAAGTTAACAGCTAACATTTCACATTATAAGCGAGATACATATCTAATAATGCTTGTTTGGTTAGTAACCGTTTTACTTTATGTGTTTATGCATGTGAAGGGATTAAGAACATTATTAAGTGTGATAATGAACTTTATCATTTTTCTGATTTTTGTTGAAATTGATGTTAGTTATGACTTTACAAACTTTTTCTGGTTGTTTGCTACTAGTGCCATAATATTTACTGGGCTCTCGTTAGTCTTGGTAATTGGTTGGAACAAACAATGTTTAGTTTCTTTCCTATCTATTGTTTTCGGTACAACTGTGGCTTTGATATTAGGGATATTGATATTATACTTAACAGGTAATCAAGGAATTCATTATGAAGCGTTGGATTTTGCAACGCAAGAACCACAACAATTATTTTTATCAGCAACTGTAATTGGTCTTTTAGGAGCAGTAATGGATGCAGCAACTGATATTGTGTCGACTTTATTCGAAATGAAGCGAAAACAACCAGAAATTTCTGCAAAACAACTATATAAGTCTGGTCAAGAAGTTGGGCATGCAATCATGGGGCCACTAATTAATGTTTTATTAATGATTTTCTTTGCTGAAACTTTTGCTATTGCAGTATTGTATTTTAGAACTGGAAATACTTATGCATATACCTTTGAGTGGGCAATGGCTTTAGGGGTTGCACAAGCTCTAATTAGCGGAATTGGAATTACATTGGTAATCCCATCAGCTAGTTTCTTATGCTCACGCTTTTTAGGAAGGAGGAATAAAAAATGTCCTCAATCTTAG
- a CDS encoding YibE/F family protein has protein sequence MSSILALTIVLGILMTIFGGKQGISSFFSVLMNFIILFLTVILISSGFPPLGVSLFAGICILAITIYMGDKDEHSANVAFIATLIVLAIMLILIIPIDHFAQIKGFSMEESEEIEAFNLLIGVNFEQLAISTAILSTLGAIAEAAIAIASGLEEIIEQNSHITKKELFESGSNIGSQIMGMTFNTLFFGMFGSDLALFVLLSKLHASPGYYLNSKIFVSECMLVLYSAVAVIAVIVITTYLMAHKLDKKTSK, from the coding sequence ATGTCCTCAATCTTAGCACTAACGATTGTATTAGGAATTTTAATGACGATTTTTGGTGGAAAACAGGGAATATCCTCTTTCTTTAGTGTATTGATGAATTTTATTATTTTATTTTTAACAGTAATATTAATTTCAAGTGGTTTTCCTCCTTTAGGAGTATCTTTATTTGCAGGTATTTGTATTTTAGCAATTACTATTTATATGGGCGATAAAGATGAACATTCTGCTAATGTTGCATTTATTGCAACATTAATTGTTTTAGCAATTATGCTTATTTTGATTATTCCAATTGATCATTTTGCTCAAATTAAAGGATTTTCAATGGAAGAATCAGAGGAAATTGAAGCTTTTAATTTATTGATTGGAGTTAATTTTGAACAATTAGCAATTTCAACTGCAATTTTAAGTACATTAGGTGCAATTGCGGAAGCAGCAATTGCAATTGCAAGTGGCTTAGAAGAAATTATTGAACAAAATTCTCATATTACTAAAAAAGAACTTTTTGAAAGTGGAAGTAACATTGGTTCTCAAATTATGGGAATGACATTTAATACTTTATTTTTTGGAATGTTTGGTAGTGATTTAGCGCTATTTGTTTTGTTAAGTAAGTTACATGCAAGTCCAGGATATTATTTAAACTCTAAAATATTTGTTTCAGAGTGTATGTTGGTTTTGTATTCTGCAGTGGCAGTTATTGCAGTAATTGTAATTACAACATATCTAATGGCACATAAATTAGACAAAAAAACAAGTAAATAA
- a CDS encoding HD domain-containing protein, translated as MKEEITINHYNDQLLPMEKVLRDPIHNYIYIQHKVILDLINTREFQRLRRIKQLGTTSYTFHGAEHSRFGHSVGVYEIARKICDLFQRNYSSKTSDDGLWNDEDRLVALCAALLHDVGHGAYSHTFEHIFETDHEKMTQLIITSPETEINQVLKQVSDDFPQKVASVIAKTYPNKQIVQMISSQIDADRMDYLLRDSYFTGTNYGNFDLNRILRVMRPYKDGIAFNFSGMHAVEDYVVSRFQMYQQVYFHPVSRSMEVILNSLLKRAKYLYEQHKLPQNYAFEMLKPFFDNDFTLDDYLSLDDGILNTCFSIWSHCDDQILKDLSSRFLNRKPLKSVKVNLQTRELLPKLKMLIEEAGFDPVYYSATNDSFDLPYDSYNPNSKKPQTQIELMQSDGSLVELSSVSELVSSISGKILGDERFFFPKEMLAKGNQLEIFTPVYQEFENYLHNDRLIFP; from the coding sequence ATGAAAGAAGAGATTACTATTAACCATTATAATGACCAATTATTACCAATGGAAAAAGTGCTTCGCGATCCAATCCACAACTATATTTACATTCAACATAAAGTGATTCTAGATTTGATCAATACACGTGAATTTCAGCGGCTTCGTCGTATTAAGCAATTAGGAACAACCAGCTATACCTTTCATGGAGCAGAACATTCTCGCTTTGGCCACTCTGTCGGTGTTTATGAAATAGCACGTAAAATTTGTGACTTATTTCAACGAAATTATTCCTCCAAAACATCTGATGATGGTCTTTGGAATGATGAAGACCGATTAGTAGCACTTTGTGCAGCTTTACTGCATGATGTTGGTCACGGAGCATATTCCCATACATTTGAACATATTTTTGAGACTGATCATGAAAAAATGACACAGTTAATTATCACTTCTCCTGAAACTGAAATTAATCAAGTTTTAAAACAAGTAAGTGATGACTTTCCTCAAAAAGTTGCTAGTGTAATTGCTAAAACATATCCTAATAAACAAATTGTTCAAATGATTTCTAGTCAAATTGACGCTGATCGCATGGATTATTTATTACGGGATTCATATTTCACTGGAACTAATTACGGAAACTTTGATTTAAATCGTATTTTACGCGTTATGCGGCCATATAAGGATGGAATTGCATTTAATTTTAGTGGCATGCACGCAGTTGAAGATTATGTTGTTAGTCGTTTTCAAATGTATCAACAAGTCTATTTCCATCCAGTTTCACGATCAATGGAAGTCATTTTGAACTCACTTTTAAAGCGTGCTAAATATTTATATGAACAACACAAATTACCACAAAATTATGCCTTTGAAATGCTAAAGCCTTTTTTTGATAATGACTTTACACTTGATGATTATCTAAGTTTAGATGATGGCATTTTAAATACTTGTTTTAGTATTTGGAGTCACTGTGACGACCAAATTTTAAAAGACTTATCATCACGTTTCTTGAACCGCAAGCCATTGAAATCAGTAAAAGTTAATCTTCAAACCCGTGAACTTTTGCCTAAATTAAAAATGTTAATCGAAGAAGCTGGATTTGATCCTGTGTACTATTCAGCAACAAATGATAGTTTTGATCTTCCTTATGACTCCTATAATCCTAATTCTAAGAAACCTCAAACTCAAATAGAGTTGATGCAAAGCGATGGTTCCTTAGTTGAACTTTCTTCAGTAAGTGAATTAGTAAGTTCAATTAGTGGAAAAATTTTAGGTGATGAACGCTTCTTCTTTCCAAAAGAAATGCTTGCTAAGGGAAATCAACTGGAAATTTTCACCCCAGTATATCAAGAATTTGAAAATTACCTTCATAATGATCGTTTAATTTTTCCATAA
- a CDS encoding DUF1934 domain-containing protein, with amino-acid sequence MRYTEKLPDNEEAKVTFKIENSGIVQLTRKMGQHRMHLRFELEKTNQTLYHTPYGNVPMSVVTRAINSVLDDENTICGNLNIDYELYNGEAFLGDYKIRLQFSA; translated from the coding sequence TTGCGATATACTGAAAAGCTTCCAGATAATGAAGAAGCTAAGGTTACATTTAAAATTGAAAATTCGGGAATAGTGCAACTAACTCGTAAAATGGGACAACATAGAATGCACTTGCGATTTGAATTAGAAAAAACAAATCAAACATTGTATCATACTCCATACGGAAATGTTCCAATGAGTGTTGTAACTCGTGCGATTAATAGTGTTTTAGATGATGAAAATACTATTTGTGGGAATTTGAATATTGATTATGAATTATATAATGGAGAAGCATTTTTAGGAGATTATAAAATTAGATTGCAATTTAGTGCATAA
- the rpoE gene encoding DNA-directed RNA polymerase subunit delta translates to MGLEKFEGMNKNELSMIEVSREILHEKGEPMAFADLTNAVQNFLGKSDEEIRERLPQFYTDLNIDGSFISLGDNMWALRSWYPYESIDEALVHSEEEGSQQHQQKKVNAFLDTNNDDDVIDYDNDDPEDNDFDDDNNHRQELKDYQSDLDNMDDGDDPEDELPDGIEGQLNEFSDDEDE, encoded by the coding sequence TTGGGGCTTGAAAAATTCGAAGGTATGAATAAAAACGAATTATCAATGATTGAAGTTTCACGTGAGATTTTGCATGAAAAAGGAGAACCCATGGCATTTGCCGATTTAACAAATGCGGTTCAAAATTTCCTTGGTAAAAGTGATGAAGAAATTCGTGAGAGATTACCACAGTTTTATACAGATTTAAATATCGATGGCAGTTTTATCTCACTTGGAGATAATATGTGGGCATTACGTTCATGGTATCCATATGAATCAATCGATGAAGCTCTTGTTCATTCTGAAGAAGAAGGTTCACAACAACACCAACAAAAGAAAGTTAATGCTTTCTTAGATACAAATAATGATGACGATGTAATTGATTACGATAATGATGATCCAGAAGATAATGATTTTGATGATGACAACAATCACCGTCAAGAATTAAAAGATTATCAAAGTGATCTTGATAATATGGATGATGGTGATGATCCAGAAGATGAATTGCCAGATGGTATTGAAGGTCAATTAAACGAATTTTCAGATGACGAAGACGAATAA
- a CDS encoding CTP synthase — MTKYIFVTGGVVSSLGKGIVAASLGRLLKNRGLKVTIQKFDPYINVDPGTMSPYQHGEVFVTDDGTETDLDLGHYERFIDINLNKYSNVTTGKVYSEVLKKERHGDYLGKTVQVIPHITNMIKEKIMRAGTVTDADVVITEIGGTVGDIESLPFLEALRQMKAEVGADNVIYIHTTLLPYLKAAGEMKTKPTQHSVKELRSVGIQPNLLVLRTEKPVSQAIRDKIANFCDVDPESVIESRDVDTLYQIPLNLQAQHMDDIVCQKLHLDTPEADMTEWKELVDRVRNLQGTVKIALVGKYTQLPDAYISVNEALRHAGYQVNSNVEIEYFDAETINEENVAEKLKDYDGIIVPGGYGSRGLEGMIQAIRYARENDVPFLGVCLGMQMASIEFARDVLGIEDATTGEVNPDAPHKIIDLMAAQEDVEEMGNTQRLGAYPCKLRPDTMAAKAYNNQDVIQERHRHRYEFNNEYREAFAEKGMVISGTSPDNRLVEIIEIPENKFFVASQYHPEFLSRPQRPEGLFAAFVKAAHENQ; from the coding sequence ATGACCAAGTATATATTTGTTACTGGTGGTGTTGTTTCATCACTTGGAAAAGGAATTGTAGCAGCTTCATTAGGACGCTTATTGAAAAACCGTGGATTAAAAGTTACAATTCAAAAATTTGATCCTTACATCAATGTGGATCCAGGAACTATGAGTCCATATCAACATGGTGAAGTTTTCGTTACTGATGATGGTACAGAAACTGACTTAGACCTTGGCCATTATGAACGTTTTATTGACATTAATTTAAATAAATATTCTAATGTAACTACTGGAAAAGTTTATTCTGAAGTTTTGAAAAAAGAACGTCATGGTGACTATCTTGGAAAAACTGTTCAAGTAATTCCACACATTACAAACATGATTAAAGAAAAAATCATGCGTGCAGGTACAGTTACAGATGCAGATGTTGTTATTACTGAAATTGGTGGAACAGTTGGTGATATTGAATCACTTCCATTTTTAGAAGCATTACGTCAAATGAAAGCAGAAGTTGGTGCAGATAATGTTATTTATATTCACACAACATTATTGCCATACTTAAAGGCTGCTGGAGAAATGAAAACAAAACCTACACAACATAGTGTTAAAGAATTAAGAAGCGTAGGTATTCAACCTAACTTATTAGTATTAAGAACAGAAAAGCCAGTTTCACAAGCTATTCGTGATAAGATTGCTAATTTCTGTGATGTTGATCCTGAATCAGTTATTGAATCACGTGATGTTGATACATTATATCAAATTCCATTGAACTTACAAGCTCAACATATGGATGATATTGTGTGTCAAAAATTACATTTAGATACACCAGAAGCTGATATGACTGAATGGAAAGAATTAGTAGATCGTGTACGTAATTTACAAGGTACAGTGAAGATTGCACTTGTTGGTAAATATACTCAATTGCCAGATGCATATATTTCAGTTAATGAAGCTCTTCGTCATGCAGGATATCAAGTTAATTCAAATGTTGAAATTGAATACTTTGATGCTGAAACAATTAATGAAGAAAATGTTGCTGAAAAACTTAAAGATTATGACGGAATCATTGTGCCTGGTGGATATGGTTCTCGTGGCTTAGAAGGTATGATTCAAGCTATTCGTTATGCTCGCGAAAACGATGTTCCATTCTTAGGTGTATGTTTAGGAATGCAAATGGCAAGTATTGAATTTGCACGTGATGTATTAGGAATTGAAGATGCTACAACAGGTGAAGTAAATCCAGATGCACCACATAAGATTATTGATTTAATGGCAGCACAAGAAGATGTAGAAGAAATGGGAAATACACAACGTTTAGGTGCATATCCATGCAAACTTCGTCCTGATACTATGGCTGCTAAAGCATATAATAATCAAGATGTAATTCAAGAACGTCACCGTCACCGTTATGAATTTAATAATGAGTATCGGGAAGCATTTGCTGAAAAGGGAATGGTAATTTCAGGAACTTCACCTGACAACCGTCTTGTTGAAATTATTGAAATTCCAGAAAATAAATTCTTCGTTGCATCACAATATCACCCAGAATTCTTATCACGTCCACAACGCCCAGAAGGTTTATTTGCTGCTTTTGTTAAAGCTGCACATGAAAATCAATAA
- a CDS encoding LBP_cg2779 family protein, translating to MKEKKLGHLAEEIVKYQEKYHLTDAELALTSHFSVERIHAIKVGQAQVNPQEYEELQELLADEKPVTSDDEM from the coding sequence ATGAAAGAGAAAAAATTAGGACATCTTGCTGAGGAAATCGTTAAATATCAAGAAAAATATCATTTGACAGATGCCGAACTAGCATTAACAAGCCATTTTTCCGTTGAGAGAATTCATGCGATCAAAGTTGGCCAAGCTCAAGTGAATCCACAAGAGTATGAAGAATTACAAGAATTATTGGCCGATGAAAAACCTGTAACAAGTGACGATGAAATGTAA
- a CDS encoding DNA/RNA non-specific endonuclease, protein MAKRKKKQKVTPAQTIITILTAILIVLCGGRATGQFSNINLGYSQNVKTSQNTPNKELASSVLTDNVKKQLGNSIVYNGHGAFIINNNKNDLNAHISSAPYAVNEVDELGRAHIGNAWLNKTSRQYKSREKTGNGRTSWKPKGFHQLTNLPGEYKHAYDRGHLLGYALVGGVRGFNASESNEANIATQTAWANEARSKNSTGQNYYEGLVRKALDQNKQVRYRVTDVYDGNNVIPSGAHLEAKSSDGSLEFNVFVPNVQTNIKINYETGYATKN, encoded by the coding sequence ATGGCAAAGCGAAAAAAGAAACAAAAAGTAACACCTGCACAAACAATTATTACTATTTTAACTGCAATATTAATTGTTTTATGTGGTGGAAGAGCTACAGGACAGTTCTCAAATATTAATTTAGGATATTCACAAAACGTAAAAACAAGTCAAAATACTCCTAACAAAGAATTAGCGTCAAGTGTTTTAACAGATAATGTAAAAAAACAATTAGGTAATTCGATTGTATATAATGGTCATGGTGCATTTATTATTAATAATAATAAAAATGATTTGAATGCTCATATTTCAAGTGCCCCTTATGCAGTGAATGAAGTAGATGAATTGGGACGAGCACATATTGGTAATGCATGGTTAAATAAGACTTCGCGTCAATATAAGAGTCGTGAAAAAACAGGAAATGGTCGAACAAGTTGGAAACCAAAGGGATTTCATCAATTGACGAATCTTCCTGGAGAATATAAACATGCATATGATCGTGGTCATTTATTAGGTTATGCACTAGTTGGGGGAGTTCGTGGATTTAATGCATCAGAATCAAATGAGGCTAATATTGCAACGCAGACAGCGTGGGCAAATGAAGCTCGTAGTAAAAATTCAACAGGCCAAAATTATTATGAAGGTCTAGTACGAAAAGCATTAGATCAAAATAAGCAAGTACGTTATCGAGTAACAGATGTTTATGATGGCAATAATGTAATCCCATCTGGAGCACATCTTGAAGCTAAATCTTCAGATGGTTCATTAGAATTTAATGTATTTGTTCCTAATGTACAGACTAATATTAAAATTAATTATGAAACAGGTTACGCTACAAAAAATTAA
- a CDS encoding UDP-N-acetylglucosamine 1-carboxyvinyltransferase, with translation MKKMIVKGEQRLRGEVTIGGAKNSTVALIPAAILADTPVKFDSVPEILDVHNLMLILEAMNVKSHFENGKLEIDPTNIKNSPLPGGAIRSLRASYYFMGALLGKFGEATVGFPGGDNIGPRPIDQHIKGFKALGAHVEEQENAVKITTGPDGLHGSRVFFDMVSVGATINVLLAAVKAKGTTIMENVAKEPEIIDLATFLNNMGAHIRGAGTDEIRIEGVETLKSTNTHTIIPDRIEAGTYLSFAAANGDGVLIKNVITEHLDPFIAKLREMGVTMEINEDSIYIPGNDDLKPVTVKTSPFPGFATDLQQPITPLLMCAEGTSKIIETIYPKRIKHISEMQRMGADISCEDGVFTIKHSDHLVGATVDAGEIRAGVALLGLGLMANGTTVINNADNILRGYDRIVEKMNELSVEIELLTVAE, from the coding sequence ATGAAAAAAATGATAGTTAAGGGAGAGCAACGCCTTCGCGGTGAAGTTACAATTGGCGGAGCTAAAAATAGTACAGTGGCTTTAATACCAGCTGCTATTTTAGCTGATACTCCTGTAAAGTTTGATTCTGTACCTGAGATTTTAGATGTACATAACTTAATGTTGATTTTAGAAGCAATGAATGTAAAATCACATTTTGAAAATGGAAAATTAGAGATTGACCCAACTAATATTAAAAATTCCCCATTGCCAGGTGGTGCAATTCGGAGTTTACGCGCATCATATTATTTCATGGGTGCACTATTAGGAAAATTTGGAGAGGCAACAGTTGGTTTCCCAGGAGGAGATAATATCGGACCTCGCCCAATTGACCAACATATTAAGGGATTTAAAGCATTAGGGGCACATGTTGAAGAACAAGAAAATGCAGTTAAAATTACTACAGGTCCAGATGGGTTACATGGATCTAGAGTCTTTTTTGATATGGTTTCAGTTGGTGCAACAATTAATGTTTTACTTGCAGCTGTCAAAGCAAAAGGAACAACAATCATGGAAAATGTTGCTAAAGAACCTGAAATTATTGATTTAGCTACATTTTTGAATAATATGGGAGCACATATTCGTGGTGCGGGAACAGATGAGATTAGAATTGAGGGTGTTGAAACATTAAAATCTACTAATACTCATACAATTATTCCTGATCGAATTGAAGCCGGAACTTATTTGTCATTTGCAGCAGCAAATGGTGATGGTGTGTTAATTAAAAATGTTATTACAGAACATTTAGATCCATTTATTGCTAAGTTACGCGAAATGGGTGTAACAATGGAAATTAATGAAGATAGCATTTATATCCCAGGAAATGATGATTTAAAACCTGTAACTGTTAAAACTTCACCATTCCCAGGTTTTGCAACTGATTTACAACAACCAATCACGCCATTGTTGATGTGTGCAGAAGGAACAAGTAAAATCATTGAAACAATTTATCCTAAGCGCATTAAACATATTTCAGAAATGCAACGAATGGGTGCAGATATTTCATGTGAAGATGGAGTATTTACAATTAAACATTCAGATCATTTAGTAGGAGCAACAGTTGATGCGGGAGAAATTCGTGCTGGGGTTGCTTTATTAGGTCTTGGATTAATGGCAAACGGTACTACTGTAATTAATAATGCAGATAACATTTTGCGTGGTTACGATAGAATTGTTGAAAAAATGAATGAGTTATCAGTTGAAATTGAACTGTTAACAGTTGCTGAATAA